One genomic region from Pseudorca crassidens isolate mPseCra1 chromosome 11, mPseCra1.hap1, whole genome shotgun sequence encodes:
- the NFYB gene encoding nuclear transcription factor Y subunit beta isoform X2 — MDGDSSTTDASQLGISADYIGGSHYVIQPHDDTEDSMNDHEDTNGSKESFREQDIYLPIANVARIMKNAIPQTGKIAKDAKECVQECVSEFISFITSEASERCHQEKRKTINGEDILFAMSTLGFDSYVEPLKLYLQKFREAMKGEKGIGGAVTATDGLSEELTEEAFTNQLPAGLITADGQQQNVMVYTTSYQQISGVQQIQFS, encoded by the exons ATGGATGGTGACAGTTCCACCACAGATGCTTCTCAACTAGGAATTTCTGCAGACTATATTGGAGGAAGTCATTATGTTATACAGCCTCATGATG ATACTGAGGACAGCATGAATGATCATGAAGACACAAATGGTTCAAAAGAAAGTTTTAGAGAACAAGATATATATCTTCCAATTGCAAATGTTGCAAGGATAATGAAAAATGCCATACCTCAAACGGGAAAG aTTGCAAAAGATGCCAAAGAATGTGTTCAAGAATGTGTAAGTGAGTTCATCAGCTTTATAACATCTGAAGCAAGTGAAAGATGCCATCAAGAGAAACGGAAGACAATCAATGGAGAAGATATTCTCTTTGCCATGTCTACCTTAGGCTTCGACAGTTATGTAGAACCTCTGAAATTATACCTTCAGAAGTTCAGAGAG GCtatgaaaggagagaaaggaattggTGGAGCAGTCACAGCTACAGATGGACTAAGTGAAGAGCTTACAGAGGAGGCATTTA ctAACCAGTTACCAGCTGGCTTAATAACTGCAGATGGTCAGCAACAAAATGTTATGGTTTACACAACATCATATCAACAG ATTTCTGGTGTTCAACAAATTCAGTTTTCATGA
- the NFYB gene encoding nuclear transcription factor Y subunit beta isoform X1, whose protein sequence is MKCPSPPGAVPAANAAAAGGTRLPPARPPARAGAGAERAPARPVPLRARPRSERGAAARLFVRGAEERRDAGQADPCSPPPQSAGPEAEEGAPGHRRAPLSAASRPAPFCAESRPGGGGTQPGPPALILTPGPGRRAGVPGERPSSARRSAEARRGRAALSAPAPRAPRGGRALGAGPGRASRGDARQGRPRRAGGTDRSAGRAVGPRPVRAPSWGGSEVPGRKEWIWFPRSLVCA, encoded by the coding sequence ATGAAATGTCCGTCTCCTCCCGGCGCCGTCCCCGCCGCCAACGCCGCCGCGGCCGGGGGCACTCGCCTCCCTCCCGCCCGCCCTCCCGCCCGGGCCGGAGCCGGGGCCGAGCGGGCGCCTGCGAGGCCTGTCCCGCTGCGGGCCCGGCCGAGGAGCGAGCGCGGGGCCGCTGCGCGGCTCTTTGTGCGCGGGGCCGAGGAGCGGCGGGACGCGGGCCAGGCCGACCCCTGCTCGCCGCCGCCGCAGAGCGCCGGGCCCGAGGCCGAGGAGGGGGCGCCGGGGCACCGTCGGGCCCCGCTCTCGGCGGCGTCCCGGCCGGCTCCATTTTGTGCGGAGagccggccggggggcggggggacgcAGCCAGGACCTCCGGCCCTGATCCTGACCCCTGGGCCTGGCCGCCGTGCGGGGGTCCCCGGGGAGCGCCCCTCTTCCGCCCGCCGGTCCGCGGAGGCACGGCGGGGCCGGGCCGCTTTGTCTGCCCCGGCACCCCGAGCGCCGCGCGGCGGGCGGGCGTTGGGCGCGGGCCCGGGCCGGGCGAGTCGGGGGGATGCGCGCCAGGGGCGTCCTCGCCGCGCGGGCGGGACTGACAGGTCGGCCGGGCGGGCCGTGGGGCCGAGGCCAGTCCGCGCACCTTCGTGGGGAGGAAGCGAGGTCCCCGGGAGGAAGGAATGGATTTGGTTTCCCCGCAGTCTGGTTTGCGCGTAA